Within the Malassezia vespertilionis chromosome 3, complete sequence genome, the region gttttcgtcttcgtcttcgtcttcATCGTCGTCTTCCTCCGTATCGTCTCCGTCGGCGGTCTGCATTGTAAGTCGTGTCTTCCCGCGTACAAAGtcttcgtcctcgtcctcgtcgtaTTCCTCTTCAAGGGCTTCGTTGACACTCTTGGCCTTACCAGCCTGCACATCGGACACTTCATTCACACTGTCCGGCGCCTCGTCTTCACGGCGGGCCTGTACGTCTTTTGCGACATTTTCGGCGCTCATGGTTGCAATCGTTGAACCCACCGCGGTACAGCCGGGCGCGACCGTCCGTGCATGCTAACATGTTATGAAAGCTATTAGGTACGGGTCTGTGCCAATCACTTAGATTGCGTgcgtatcgcgcgccgctcaaaTCGCGCGCTAACCCACACAAAGCGAAGGGAGAGATTGGGTATGCATCGTGGTATAATAGAAAAGGATGCAAGGATGGTGCTGTTCAATGCTATACCGGCAGTGTAAATACGCCATATTTGAATATTGCGTGGTATTTAGATTACGTAGGTTTCCCGCGCCGATACTATTGTGAGTAACACTGCACATACCTTCTGCAGCTTGGCCCAGACATAGCGCATGGACCGCATGAAGCCAGCCGTGTATATGCCCTTGAGCGATTGTATCCGTGCGGGGTAGTCCACCGTTTTGGCGATCTGCTGCTTGATCACGTCGGTAAAGTCGGGTTGCTGGACCACCTGCAGCCAGAACCGTGCGGAAAGCGACACAGCATCCGCTTCCACAATAGCGTCGTCGTAGTATTCTTGCATATCGCTCGCGTGCATGACACGCTCCAATTCCTCCGGCTCAAGAGTATTCATCTTTGCAAAGACAGGGTGCGCACCCGCTTGCTTGATATAATGCCGCGCGattcgcgcgcgaagaTTGCGTGGAAGCTTGGCCGCATGGATTGCGCGTACCTGCGGCGACAAGTCCTGCTCCATCATGAGCCATTTCTTCTCAGGGGATCCGCTACCCACACGGACCGAAGGGAACCGCGTAATCAAATCGGCGTACATGAAGCGGAACCATGGCTTCTGGTGGTCGACGATGTTCTGCACCTTGTTCTGGTTCTCGCCTCCAGGCACGTTCATACGGAAATCACCCATGTAGCTCAGGGATGCAATTTGAAGATACAGATCCCTTTCAGAGAACTTGTGGGGAAGCAGCAGGAACGAGACCCGTAAGGCTGACGCATGGTTTGCTTGTGCAGCAATGGGaacgcgctcgtcgcttGAATTAATCAGTGCCGCGGTCGGTTTTTGCATGCGTCCACTGATGTAAAGATTCTCCCAAAAGAGCAAATCTGCGACCATATTGTCCTCGGAAATAACACCATATTTAATGACCTTGTCGTCCACCTTTACGTACGGCACGTACCATAATCCTGCGCCCATGTCCTGCACCTCGGAAATCACCCAGCTTCCGAGCCAGCGCGACCACCACGGGTAGTGCAAAGGGTTCTCTATCAAGTTACGCGCGTGGAAATGCAGCGGGTTTTTTACGCCGAGGATCATATCAATCATCGGTGCACTTCCACTGGTCTTCTGGGAGGAGGTCTGGCGAAAAACACCAGACCCATAGGCAAACGCGTACAGCACAGGCGGAAGATTGGTATGGTGCAAAAccttgagcagctcctTGCGATACGTCGCCTCTGCTGCTGTCATGCGTGCGACCTCAGGGACAGCATCTGGCATGACAAACGGCGTGGGGTAGAATGTCTGTTTCTCTATGGTACGCTCCAGCCGCGATTCCTTGTCATTATTCGCGATATAAATACTAGACGAAAAGGCAGAGCGGCCAGCACAGGAGGGCAGCTTTCGAGACCTCGTAAGAGCGTGCACATGCCCAGAACACAACCATGCGCGCATGATGCGGCCAGAGAACAAGTGGAGTTAAGAAGAGTGTGGAGGTCTAGCGGTCCTACAGGGCGCTCAGCGAGGCGCAATCTTTTCGCGCAGGCTATCGTCCAACACGCCCTGTGCTTGCAAATGCGCCATTACACCGCCGACTAAATGCAAGCTACCGGCAACAAATACATCTGCAGCCGAATGCATATTTTTTATTCCATCCATAGCATGCTCGATACTCGGGACCACATGCACAGACGCATCGTCCGCTTCGACGCACAGCCCATCTGCCGTGACATGCATCACTTGCGTGATATCAAGCAAGGTGCACCATTCTCCAGCAAGCTCTTGCTGCATAGACAAGCTCTTTAGAATATCTGGGTCCACTGAATGCGAAACGAGATCGTTCTTGGAGTTACCGTCGGCGTAGGTATTGTTCGTGCAAAAGTATACGCGCTtgaaaaatgcgcgcgaatTTTTCGTGCTGCGCTTTAGCTCATCGAATAGAGTCTGCAAGAGCATTTGTCCCGAGCGCCCATTGGTACAGTTAAAGATGaaaacgcgcggcgcttgctttTCAACGACTTGGGACACAAACCATCGCACGGCAAACGTAATGCTTTCCAAtgtgtgcgcgccgtccaagtAATACTTTGCACCACACATAGTCTGTGCGTCGACTCGCTGGCATCGCCCAGGCCAAAATGcatcgtgcagcgccgtgcacagcgtcttggtcagcggcgcttgcagcgctccaaGCTTTGCGATCGCACCGGGATACAGCTGTTTGCCCGCATCGGAAACAGAaaatgcgcgtgcaagcgcgacggccATACTtgcattcgcgcgctggTGCTCTCCAGGAAGGCCCAACTCGACGGTGCCCATACCCTCCGGTTCTTGCACAATTTCAaagctcgacgcgcgaaTTTTTGTCGCATAGGCCTCCAGCGTTGCCTCTGCACTACTGGGCTGCGGCGTGGAAAATGCGGGCGCGCCCTCCTTAAATATACCCGCTTTTTGCAGTGCGATTTCCTCGATGGTATtcccaagcagcgccgtgtgATCCAAACCCAGCGCCGTGACGCCAGTAGCGATGGGATGCTGTACAATATTTGTAGAGTCGTACAATCCTCCAATACCCACTTCTAGAAGCGTAGCAGATACCTTCTTAGAGATGAATACATGGAATGCGAGCAGTGTCATGAATCGAAAATACATGGGACGCAGCGGTGTTGTTTCATATTGGCGCGTCGTGTTGTGTGCCAGATTGTCCCACACCTCCCAAAAGTACCGGGCAAACTCGGACTCCGAAAGTGGGACTCCATCAATCCGGATTCGTTCACGCGCAGCAACCATATGGGGCGACGTATACAATCCAATCTTTTCTGTTCCTACAGGCCGCACCGCACGAAGGATTGCATCCAGAAATGCGGCTGTAGATCCTTTGCCTTTTGTGCCTGTGATATGCAGCACATTGATGTTGTCCAGCTCTTTTCGCGTATGCCCTATCCGGCTCAGGTACTCTGTCATTTCCTGTTCATTTTGCTCATTCACTGTTCTCCCACTTTTGCGGATGGCTTCGAGCGTGGCTGCATTGGATTGCAAAGAGTTTAGTGCATCAATCGCCCCTTCATAGGTCGCCATCGAGGACGCGTTTCGCTCGCACATGCGTTTTGCACTACCAATCCAACCCAaatgcgcacggcgcggcagaCGCATGCAATAATACTTTTGGGCACGCGCGCGGACCACCGTGTCGGCTTACTTAGGCCCACGTGGTCTTGGCCACAAATAGCTAGTTTTGCATTTATTCACGTGATATGACAGTGAATCTTCGGACGCGCGAGTGGACAAGGCAGTGGAGCTACGGCGCCGATTTCTGCTTTCAACCATCAAGGCTTACTGAGTGGATCGACTTGGTGCGTATTGTGGTAAGCGCAACTTGCTGTGCAATGGGCTGCGGAATGTAGCAGACAATGCACAGCAGTTGCGCTTGTCTCCGCTGAGATTGCATACTAACACGTGAAACAGTGTACCATGGTCCGCAACAGCACCGTTAGCCCCTACATTGGCCGCCTTGGCCGCAGCAAGCTCTACTCCAAGAAAGGTGGCTTTAAGCACACTGGACGTAAGcccgctgctgctgctgagGAGACTCCCGTCACCACCGAGGAGAAGGCTGTTGGTGGTGCCAAGAACGGTGGCAAGCGTCTTGTACCCACCGCCAAAGCTTCCCGCTTCTACCCTGCCGATgacgtgcgcacaaagAAGGTCAACCGTAAGACTGCGAAGCCgaccaagctgcgcgagagcaTCACTCCCGGCACTGTGCTCATCCTCCTTGCCGGCCGTTTCCGCGGCAAGCGTGTCATTTTTTTGAAGCAGCTTGACAGCGGTCTCTTGCTCGTCACTGGCCCCTTCAAGCTCAACGGTGTGCCTATCCGCAGGGTCAACCAGGCTTACGTGATTGCCACTAGCACCAAGGTGGATGTCAGCAACGTGAGCGTGGATGACAAGCTGAACGACGCATACTTCCGTCGTGAGAAGGCCGCGAAGCAAAAGACCGAGGCTGCCTTTTTTGCTGACCCCGCAAACAAGGCTCCTCTCCCTGAGAACAAGGTCGCCGACCAGAAGGCTCTTGACAAGGACGTGATTGCCTCGATCAAGAAGGAGGGTCCTTTGCTCGCCAAATACCTTGCGGCTACCTTCTCCCTCTCCAAGGGCGACAagccgcatgcgctccgCTTCTAAGCGGGTCGATGATTGATGTCTGTAGTGCGCCACAATGCTCGTGTAGCGCTTTGCCCGGTATGGTGCATCTGACCTAACACGGACTGCATTTTATTGAATCATTGTGCACTGCCGCCCGGGTACGGTCGGGTAAACTGTATCTGTTCCAAAATAGGCTGGAATCCAATGGAAGTGCTCATTGCACTTTTTGCCTCATGTCGTGATTGTTTTCTACGTAGTATCATACAGTTTGAGAGGGTCGTTTGCCTCTCTTGCCTCTGCGCGCTCACGTCCATGCCGGCTCAAGTCACGCAGCTTGCGTGTCGTTACATCGGGCATACGTTGCCATTTGATCTGCTGGTCGCCATGGTTGGGTGGCTGGGGAATACTGTTCGCCACAGACGGCGCTTTTTTCTTCACAAGTTCGCGCGTAGAGAGCTGGCCCGGTGCAAGAGGCATGCCGACCGCAATGCCAttttcgcgctcg harbors:
- the TAM41 gene encoding Mitochondrial translocator assembly and maintenance protein 41 (BUSCO:EOG09263B7X; EggNog:ENOG503NYI1; COG:S), with amino-acid sequence MPDAVPEVARMTAAEATYRKELLKVLHHTNLPPVLYAFAYGSGVFRQTSSQKTSGSAPMIDMILGVKNPLHFHARNLIENPLHYPWWSRWLGSWVISEVQDMGAGLWYVPYVKVDDKVIKYGVISEDNMVADLLFWENLYISGRMQKPTAALINSSDERVPIAAQANHASALRVSFLLLPHKFSERDLYLQIASLSYMGDFRMNVPGGENQNKVQNIVDHQKPWFRFMYADLITRFPSVRVGSGSPEKKWLMMEQDLSPQVRAIHAAKLPRNLRARIARHYIKQAGAHPVFAKMNTLEPEELERVMHASDMQEYYDDAIVEADAVSLSARFWLQVVQQPDFTDVIKQQIAKTVDYPARIQSLKGIYTAGFMRSMRYVWAKLQKYRRGKPT
- the MET7 gene encoding tetrahydrofolate synthase (EggNog:ENOG503NUTU; COG:H), which encodes MATYEGAIDALNSLQSNAATLEAIRKSGRTVNEQNEQEMTEYLSRIGHTRKELDNINVLHITGTKGKGSTAAFLDAILRAVRPVGTEKIGLYTSPHMVAARERIRIDGVPLSESEFARYFWEVWDNLAHNTTRQYETTPLRPMYFRFMTLLAFHVFISKKVSATLLEVGIGGLYDSTNIVQHPIATGVTALGLDHTALLGNTIEEIALQKAGIFKEGAPAFSTPQPSSAEATLEAYATKIRASSFEIVQEPEGMGTVELGLPGEHQRANASMAVALARAFSVSDAGKQLYPGAIAKLGALQAPLTKTLCTALHDAFWPGRCQRVDAQTMCGAKYYLDGAHTLESITFAVRWFVSQVVEKQAPRVFIFNCTNGRSGQMLLQTLFDELKRSTKNSRAFFKRVYFCTNNTYADGNSKNDLVSHSVDPDILKSLSMQQELAGEWCTLLDITQVMHVTADGLCVEADDASVHVVPSIEHAMDGIKNMHSAADVFVAGSLHLVGGVMAHLQAQGVLDDSLREKIAPR
- the RPL6 gene encoding 60S ribosomal protein L6 (COG:J; EggNog:ENOG503NYQG), with translation MVRNSTVSPYIGRLGRSKLYSKKGGFKHTGRKPAAAAEETPVTTEEKAVGGAKNGGKRLVPTAKASRFYPADDVRTKKVNRKTAKPTKLRESITPGTVLILLAGRFRGKRVIFLKQLDSGLLLVTGPFKLNGVPIRRVNQAYVIATSTKVDVSNVSVDDKLNDAYFRREKAAKQKTEAAFFADPANKAPLPENKVADQKALDKDVIASIKKEGPLLAKYLAATFSLSKGDKPHALRF